In the Bacteroidota bacterium genome, CACTACTACCACCTTTGTGAATGCTTTCGAGCTTTTTAAACACATCCAAAATGCACTTTGACGAGCTGGTATTGAAATATTCTAAATGAATATTCACATCGGTAACTTTTTGAGGTTTTCCTGAATATTTATCCAACCAATCAACTAAAGGTTTGTAAAACTCAATGGAGTTTTCAGGAATGGAGCGTCCTTTAATTTCTAAAAAACCTTTATCCCAATCAAATTTAATAGTAGGTGTTTTGGGTGATCCTTCAATAAGTAATGTTTCCATGATATTTATTTAATTTGAGATTTTAATATTTAAACTAAAAAAAGAGTATTTATCATCTGCAACCATAAAATTATAATTCAATTTTTGACCAGATTTTCGGGCTATATCAATCATTCCTAAACCTCCTCCTCCTTTTTCGGAAAAGGTATCGTTGTTTAAAATTTCTTTATAATACTCTTTTAATTCTTCCTTCGTCATTTCATTGATGCGATCGAGTTTAACTTTTAAGTTTTCAACGTTAGAAGTTAAAATATAGTTACCAGTTATAATGCTGTATTCATTATCTACTTTTCCAATCATAAAAATAGCCGATCGAGAAACAACTTCATTAGAATCATCGCTAAATGAGACTTCATCCATGTGATGATACAAGTTTTGCAGGCACTCCACCAAAACATTGTAGACCTTCTTTTTTACTTTGGGCTCTTCTTGAAGGTTGTCGAGCTTGGATTCCATGATTTGCAAAATGGAAGTGAGCAGTTCGGATGTAATGTCACCTTTAAATGAGAGCATAATTTTATTACGATCCATCTTATCGTAAAAATCATAGATATCAACCATCCTAAAAATTGATTTAGTTAAATATTTTTCAGTGCTACATCCATCTTCAAATCAGCATCTAGTAGCAAATGTAAATATTTGTGTAAATAAAAACATCGGCTAAAGTATAATTTATTTACAATAAATTGTTACTAACTCTGAAAAAAAATGAATTTCTTATACCGCTATCAGCATAATTTTAATTTACAAATGATATAATTCGATTGATTTTAAAAAAATTACATTTGCCTTTCAACTACACCCGTGCGAAACAAGAAAATACATTGGTTTGAAAACTGGTTCGATTCACCTTATTATCATCTGTTGTATCAAAACAGAGATACTGATGAAGCGCATCATTTTATAAGTAACCTAACAGCACATCTGCAACTTAAACCTAATGCAAAATTGCTCGATTTAGCTTGTGGTAAAGGAAGGCATAGTATTTACTTTTCGAAAAACAATTTTATAACCACCGGAATCGATTTATCAGCACAAAGTATTCGCTATGCCGAGCAGTTTGAAAATGAGTTTCTATCGTTTTTTATTCACGATATGAGGAAGCCTTTTCGGATAAATTATTTTGACGTGGTGATGAATTTATTTACCAGTTTCGGATATTTCGAAAATGAAAAAGATAATTTTCGCACCCTACAAGCTGCAGCAATGTCTCTAAAACCGGGAGGTTTACTAATTATCGATTTTATGAATGCTGAAAAGGCGGTAAAAGAAATTCAGGCTTATGAGGAAAAAAAAGTATGTGATATAGTGTTCCACATCCAAAAAAAAATCGTGAACCAGTTTTTGGTAAAGGAAATTAACTTTACTGATAATGACGAAGAATTTTATTTTACCGAAAGCGTAAAGACGCTCAATTTAAAAAATTTCGAAAACTATTTTACTGCTTGTGGATTGGTACTAAAAGAACATTTTGGTAGCTATGATTTATGTCCATTCGACCAAGATAAATCAGAACGATTAATACTAATAGCACAGAAGAAATAAGGTTTCATCTGTGCTATCAGTAAAAAATAAGTTATTCCGTTAATACAATTTTTTCGGTTTTGCTTTTACCATCAACTGTTAACTGATAATAATACACTCCAGCAGGTAAATCGGCAGCTTCAAATTTAACTTGGTGTATTCCTTCTGACTCATTGCTGTTTACTAAGGTTTTAATTCGTTCACCAAATACATTGTATACTTCTAATACTACTTCGCTCTTAGCTTTTAGCAAATACACAATGGTTGTTTCAAAAGTAAACGGATTCGGATAACAACGCACATAGGTATCGTTATTAAACTCATTATTAGTA is a window encoding:
- a CDS encoding DUF1987 domain-containing protein; this encodes METLLIEGSPKTPTIKFDWDKGFLEIKGRSIPENSIEFYKPLVDWLDKYSGKPQKVTDVNIHLEYFNTSSSKCILDVFKKLESIHKGGSSEVVINWHYEEDDEDMLEAGEDYQAIINIPFKMVLSEG
- a CDS encoding methyltransferase domain-containing protein; this encodes MRNKKIHWFENWFDSPYYHLLYQNRDTDEAHHFISNLTAHLQLKPNAKLLDLACGKGRHSIYFSKNNFITTGIDLSAQSIRYAEQFENEFLSFFIHDMRKPFRINYFDVVMNLFTSFGYFENEKDNFRTLQAAAMSLKPGGLLIIDFMNAEKAVKEIQAYEEKKVCDIVFHIQKKIVNQFLVKEINFTDNDEEFYFTESVKTLNLKNFENYFTACGLVLKEHFGSYDLCPFDQDKSERLILIAQKK